The Nitrospira sp. sequence CGAAACAGTCGGCGAAGGGAAGCTTGTGTATTCAGCAGAGGAGAAGGGAGAGCGCTGATGCCGTCTCGCATCCGGTTCACATGAAGCCTCGGGACGCGCAAAGAGAGGGTATCGTGGCGGTTGTCCCGGCGGCAGGCCATTCCCGGCGGTTGGCGCCGCTCCCGTGCAGTAAGGAATTGCTTCTCGTTGGAATCGATAAAGATCGAGACGGAACGGAAAGGAGCCCGAAGGTAGCCAGCCACTATCTCTTGGAATGTTTCCGCGAAGCGGGCATCCAGAAAAGCTATATCATCATTCGTAAGGGCAAATGGGATATTCCGGCATACTGGGGTGACGGGCAAAAGCTCGATATGGATCTTGCTTATGTTGTGATCGAAGGCTCCAGTGGCCCGCCGGACACTGTCGACCGGGCATACTCCTTCATCAAGGACAAGGTAGTCGCCTTCGGTTTCCCGGATATTCTGTTCCGACCGAGCGATGTGTTTATTAAACTACTCGAACATTTGAATCGTCGAGCAGCTGATGTTGTGTTAGCGCTTTTCCCGGCTCATGACTCCAAGTCGATGGACATGATCGACATTGATGCGTCTCTTCGCGTCCGAGCCATTCACCTAAAGCCGGGCGTAACTCGTTTGAGATATGCCTGGCTCTGTGCCGTGTGGACGCCCGCATTTACAGAGTTCTTGCATCAATTTCTGCGGCGAGTCAGAAAGGCGCAGGATAGCGAACTGATTGGGAATCGGAGAATCGATCCGCAGGGTGACATTCCGGTCGGCGCAGTGCTGCGTGCAGCGGTAAAGGCCAAACTCAGAGTGGAGGGGGTGCCATTTCCGACAGGGCGGTATCTCGATATCGGTACGCCTCAAGCGCTTTCTGTAGCTCAACGGTTCGTTCACGATTTCCGGACACCGCATCCAGCATAATTCTAGAG is a genomic window containing:
- a CDS encoding dTDP-glucose pyrophosphorylase, giving the protein MAVVPAAGHSRRLAPLPCSKELLLVGIDKDRDGTERSPKVASHYLLECFREAGIQKSYIIIRKGKWDIPAYWGDGQKLDMDLAYVVIEGSSGPPDTVDRAYSFIKDKVVAFGFPDILFRPSDVFIKLLEHLNRRAADVVLALFPAHDSKSMDMIDIDASLRVRAIHLKPGVTRLRYAWLCAVWTPAFTEFLHQFLRRVRKAQDSELIGNRRIDPQGDIPVGAVLRAAVKAKLRVEGVPFPTGRYLDIGTPQALSVAQRFVHDFRTPHPA